One stretch of Saccharomonospora xinjiangensis XJ-54 DNA includes these proteins:
- a CDS encoding TetR/AcrR family transcriptional regulator, with protein MDDGNGRNRRPRDRRAQLASVASELFRQRGYHGVGINDIAAAAGVTGPALYRHFADKQAILAHVLLTGLSDMEEATEAALDESRTESYERIRELLTGLAARSVERRDTAALWRWEGRHLDAEAQQQIRRRSTAMLAQWATVLLRKRPGLSGEDAELLCWATLSVFGSVSVHHTTLAKRRFTDLLTTLALRVLHADLPEPGERPTEPSAPALTFGRPSRREQLLTEAAELFRRRGFTDVSMEDIGKAAGIAGPSVYRHFPSKAALLAAIGRRAGDRLMFAADQALRASAPADEREALRRLAGSYVRTLTGPPELLVAFSADHVHIDEKDRPELLRIQRDYVAQWVRLLEAVHPGMDSREAKITVHAALTIANDLTRTRRVASRPNLVAELTTLLHAVLDID; from the coding sequence ATGGATGATGGAAACGGCAGGAACAGGCGTCCGCGCGACCGCAGGGCCCAGCTCGCCTCGGTCGCGTCCGAGCTGTTCCGGCAGCGCGGCTACCACGGCGTGGGCATCAACGACATCGCTGCGGCGGCGGGAGTGACAGGCCCCGCCCTCTATCGGCATTTCGCCGACAAGCAGGCCATCCTCGCGCACGTACTGCTCACCGGGCTGAGCGACATGGAAGAGGCGACGGAGGCCGCGCTCGACGAGAGCCGCACCGAGTCGTACGAGCGCATCAGGGAGTTGCTCACCGGTCTCGCCGCCCGCTCGGTGGAGCGCAGGGACACCGCCGCGCTGTGGCGCTGGGAGGGACGTCACCTCGACGCCGAGGCACAGCAACAGATCCGGCGCCGCTCGACGGCCATGCTGGCACAGTGGGCGACAGTGCTCCTGCGCAAGCGCCCCGGCCTTTCCGGCGAGGACGCCGAACTGCTGTGCTGGGCCACGCTGTCGGTGTTCGGCAGCGTGTCCGTGCACCACACGACGCTGGCCAAACGCCGGTTCACCGATCTGCTCACCACGCTGGCGCTGCGCGTGCTGCACGCGGATCTGCCGGAACCCGGTGAGCGGCCGACCGAGCCGTCGGCGCCCGCACTCACGTTCGGCAGGCCGTCGCGGCGGGAACAACTGCTCACCGAGGCGGCCGAGTTGTTCCGCAGGCGGGGGTTCACCGACGTCAGCATGGAGGACATCGGCAAGGCGGCTGGCATCGCGGGCCCCAGCGTCTACCGGCACTTCCCCAGCAAGGCCGCGTTGCTCGCCGCGATCGGCAGGCGCGCGGGCGACCGGCTGATGTTCGCCGCCGACCAGGCGTTGCGAGCGAGCGCCCCCGCCGACGAGCGGGAGGCGCTACGCAGGCTCGCCGGCTCCTACGTCCGCACGCTGACGGGCCCTCCCGAACTGCTCGTGGCGTTCTCGGCGGATCACGTGCACATCGACGAGAAGGACAGGCCTGAACTGCTGCGGATCCAGCGAGACTACGTGGCGCAGTGGGTGCGGCTGCTGGAGGCCGTGCATCCCGGGATGGACAGCCGCGAGGCGAAGATCACCGTGCATGCCGCGCTGACCATCGCCAACGACCTCACGCGGACACGGAGGGTGGCCTCACGACCGAACCTGGTCGCCGAGCTGACCACATTGCTCCACGCGGTGCTCGACATCGACTGA